One region of Wyeomyia smithii strain HCP4-BCI-WySm-NY-G18 chromosome 3, ASM2978416v1, whole genome shotgun sequence genomic DNA includes:
- the LOC129727780 gene encoding transmembrane protein 53-B codes for MSATYSRVDEFPMDDTLEYFIKFPSPNFKTEAPGAESDYVFVCNETNVPIVLLLGWAGCQDKYLMKYSKIYEDRGLITIRYTAPVNNLFWKRKAMVQIGEKILKLIYDMNFDSHPLIFHVFSNGGAFLYQHIALANRRSKRPVRICGMIFDSAPGDRRILGLFRAISAILGKERRCNALVSAFMAISIIFLWTFEDSFNYLRNLVYSDGYEVQTNPSHNLKYECNEWPQLFLYSKTDRLIPYTDIEKFAVYRQKCGTDVRMVCFDRSEHVKHYIRHPQEYIYSVCKFINDCLANHYNKFNC; via the exons ATGTCAGCGACCTACAGCCGAGTGGATGAATTTCCAATGGACGATACGCTGGAGTATTTTATTAAATTCCCTTCGCCAAATTTTAAAACAGAAGCTCCAGGAGCTGAATCTGACTATGTCTTCGTATGTAATGAAACTAACGTTCCAATTGTTTTGCTACTCGGTTGGGCCGGTTGCCAAGACAAATATCTTATGAAGTACTCCAAAATTTACGAAGATCGAGG ATTGATAACCATCCGATACACAGCTCCAGTGAATAATTTGTTCTGGAAGCGTAAGGCGATGGTCCAAATAGGAGAGAAAATTCTGAAATTGATCTATGACATGAATTTCGATAGTCATCCGCTGATATTTCATGTGTTTTCAAATGGGGGAGCTTTCCTGTATCAGCACATTGCGCTGGCCAATCGACGCTCGAAAAGGCCTGTCCGAATTTGTGGAATGATTTTTGACTCTGCCCCGGGTGACCGCCGGATTCTTGGACTGTTTCGTGCCATATCAGCCATTTTGGGTAAAGAGAGACGATGCAATGCGTTAGTTTCTGCCTTCATGGCAATCTCCATCATATTTTTATGGACTTTCGAG GATTCTTTTAATTACTTGAGAAATCTTGTTTATTCTGATGGATACGAAGTACAAACTAACCCTTCCCACAATTTGAAATATGAATGTAACGAATGGCCCCAGCTCTTCTTGTACTCTAAAACAGATCGGCTTATACCATACACA gaCATTGAAAAGTTTGCGGTCTATCGTCAAAAATGTGGCACCGATGTTCGAATGGTATGCTTCGACCGGTCGGAACACGTAAAACACTATATCAGACATCCCCAGGAGTACATATACAGTGTTTGTAAGTTTATCAACGACTGTTTAGCGAACCATTATAACAAATTCAATTGTTAA
- the LOC129729363 gene encoding uncharacterized protein LOC129729363: protein MQRYTLDLSEFYSDHRQKIFVGKRGAWKRIGSLLEHVRYAFQLPEIYFTNQDDVLFPEIEDLDVILESDLIKVRKISNSYSNAHIVRSPSKSLTVEPRAFQQNGNGKHKLESSADSSSESDADDSLPKIFTGLKSRLKNNETHQELLKPKRKRIRKRKSKKKDEDAPPPKVIVKTYGRTKMPAIVADDGVEKKHIRFNEDDPTEKAECIEEPYRNLNKSIAPRIVKASQQTSHTICNNDAPTVPEYKDSPIIGLQDAVCISKRNKSQRQPRKSLEIKQELITASTPIPTVASNGEVDHHKEKFIISYSGIEFWSSLQEVLPNFPLIEIPSENDIITFRYRDVDYLAFVERADDGENDASPALKLTLRRLNTDNSEHITVTLDYLTEMRLVATYQGFSSRSCRPPHYLDNNVAL from the exons ATGCAACGTTATACATTAGATCTAAGTGAATTCTACTCGGATCACCGGCAGAAAATTTTTGTCGGCAAGCGTGGTGCTTGGAAACGCATAGGCAGTTTACTAGAGCATGTTCGTTACGCCTTCCAGCTGCCGGAAATTTATTTTACGAATCAAGACGACGTGTTGTTTCCGGAAATTGAAGACCTGGATGTGATACTGGAGTCTGATCTGATAAA AGTACGCAAGATTTCGAACAGTTACAGTAATGCTCACATTGTTCGTTCACCTTCAAAATCCTTAACCGTCGAACCACGTGCTTTCCAACAGAACGGTAACGGAAAACACAAGCTCGAATCATCCGCTGATTCTAGTTCGGAATCGGACGCAGATGATAGCCTGCCCAAAATATTCACAGGTCTCAAAAGTCGACTTAAAAACAATGAAACGCACCAAGAGCTGCTAAAACCCAAACGAAAAAGAATTCGCAAACGAAAGTCCAAGAAGAAGGACGAAGATGCACCACCTCCAAAGGTAATTGTTAAAACATACGGAAGAACTAAAATGCCGGCAATCGTTGCCGATGATGGTGTTGAGAAAAAACATATACGATTTAACGAAGATGATCCCACCGAGAAGGCTGAGTGCATTGAAGAACCTTACAGAAATCTTAACAAAAGCATTGCACCTCGTATCGTGAAAGCTTCCCAACAAACATCTCACACTATTTGCAACAACGATGCTCCGACTGTTCCTGAATACAAAGACTCACCTATAATTGGGTTGCAAGATGCGGTCTGTATAAGCAAAAGAAACAAAAGTCAACGCCAACCACGTAAATCGCTTGAAATCAAACAAGAGTTAATTACAGCGAGTACGCCAATACCTACCGTCGCCAGTAACGGAGAAGTGGACCATCATAAGGAAAAATTTATTATCAGTTACAGCGGTATCGAATTTTGGAGCAGCTTACAGGAAGTTTTGCCGAATTTCCCGTTGATTGAAATTCCCAGTGAAAACGATATCATCACCTTTCGGTACCGTGATGTTGATTATCTCGCTTTCGTGGAACGTGCAGACGATGGAGAAAACGATGCATCACCTGCGCTAAAATTGACGTTGCGTCGATTGAATACAGATAATAGCGAGCACATAACTGTAACCTTGGATTATTTGACGGAAATGCGGCTCGTTGCTACTTATCAGGG cttTTCGTCACGAAGTTGCAGACCCCCTCATTATCTAGATAAtaacgtagctttataa
- the LOC129730736 gene encoding DNA-(apurinic or apyrimidinic site) endonuclease, whose protein sequence is MESKPKRGRPGKKVDAEAEVNSVVSEPAKNGKKKAPAKSTKATKEVPELAEVTEQIVEEKKKPGRKAKPVVQNEVDPLETPEEPVKGRKGRKPAAAKEDSSAVEEPPVKKGRGKKAAPEDKSPEQAEVPSSPLKKGKALLENGNTSPPKAKGRGKAAKETAEPEVAVPAKRGRGKGKAEPNEQAEELEQSPPKKSKFDSPPKKTSPKKTVQETLNTELKESSTAAKASGRGRKKAISTEEKPTSPVKSPSAPAKRGRGRKAAAEGTAVKKVSKKASLKAKQTDDNDDLSPTNGVTQRRKKKEVLQHNGDDHDDDSAEPKAKKSKTEKKPAAPKINKSETDYAKLNFEVEGNKEYNFKISSWNVAGLRGWIGKGGLEYFEHEKPDILCVQETKCSEDQLPEEARHIKGYHPYWLCKPGGYAGVAIYSKKMPINVAYGLGDEEQDADGRLLTAEYEKFYLVCVYVPNAGRKLVTLPKRMRWDEKFHKYLQELDAKKPVIVCGDMNVAHEEIDLANPKTNKKNAGFTQEERDGMSKLLSLGFVDTFRQLYPEQKSAYTFWTYMGNARSKNVGWRLDYFIASERLQKKVVDNVMRSKVYGSDHCPITLFLNI, encoded by the exons ATGGAATCTAAACCCAAAAGAGGTCGTCCGGGAAAAAAAGTTGACGCTGAAGCAGAGGTAAACAGTGTTGTATCTGAGCCGGCGAAAAATGGTAAGAAGAAGGCACCAGCTAAGAGTACCAAAGCGACAAAAGAGGTACCGGAGTTGGCCGAGGTAACAGAACAAATTgtcgaagaaaaaaagaaaccaGGACGCAAAGCAAAACCGGTGGTTCAAAACGAAGTTGATCCTTTGGAAACGCCAGAAGAACCCGTCAAAGGTCGAAAGGGACGTAAACCAGCAGCTGCAAAGGAAGATTCATCAGCTGTAGAAGAACCTCCTGTGAAAAAAGGACGTGGTAAAAAAGCTGCTCCTGAGGATAAAAGTCCCGAACAAGCTGAAGTGCCGTCATCGCCACTGAAAAAAGGAAAAGCTCTACTGGAAAACGGAAATACATCACCACCTAAAGCAAAAGGACGAGGTAAAGCTGCAAAAGAGACCGCCGAACCGGAAGTCGCAGTGCCGGCCAAACGTGGACGAGGCAAAGGGAAAGCAGAACCCAATG AACAAGCAGAAGAACTAGAACAATCCCCtccaaaaaaatctaaatttgatTCACCTCCTAAAAAAACCAGCCCCAAAAAGACGGTACAAGAAACACTTAACACCGAATTGAAAGAATCATCTACGGCTGCCAAAGCGTCAGGTCGAGGACGCAAGAAGGCAATCTCCACCGAAGAAA AACCTACGTCGCCCGTCAAATCGCCATCAGCACCGGCAAAACGAGGACGTGGTAGAAAGGCAGCAGCTGAGG GTACAGCCGTGAAAAAAGTTTCTAAAAAAGCATCGTTGAAAGCAAAACAGACAGATGATAATGATGATCTTTCACCGACCAATGGAG TAACTCAACGCAGGAAGAAAAAGGAAGTGCTCCAACATAACGGCGATGACCACGATGATGATTCAGCCGAACCAAAAGCAAAGAAATCGAAAACTGAGAAGAAACCAGCAGcgccgaaaataaacaaatcagaAACTGACTATGCAAAACTGAACTTCGAAGTGGAAGGAAATAAAGAGTACAATTTCAAAATCTCCAGCTGGAATGTGGCTGGTCTTCGTGGATGGATAGGCAAGGGCGGCTTGGAGTATTTCGAACATGAGAAGCCGGATATTCTGTGTGTACAGGAAACTAAGTGCTCGGAGGATCAATTACCGGAAGAAGCCCGTCACATCAAGGGCTACCATCCGTACTGGTTATGCAAACCAGGAGGTTACGCAGGAGTCGCTATTTACTCGAAGAAAATGCCTATCAATGTCGCTTATGGTCTAGGCGACGAAGAACAAGATGCCGATGGCCGATTGCTGACGGCAGagtatgaaaagttttattTGGTTTGCGTATATGTTCCCAACGCAGGACGAAAGTTGGTCACACTGCCGAAGCGTATGCGATGGGATGAAAAGTTTCATAAGTACCTACAGGAGTTAGATGCCAAGAAGCCCGTTATTGTGTGCGGAGACATGAATGTCGCTCATGAAGAAATTGATTTAGCTAATCCAAAAACTAACAAGAAGAATGCCGGTTTCACTCAGGAAGAAAGAGACGGAATGAGTAAATTGTTGTCGCTGGGTTTTGTCGATACATTCCGGCAACTTTATCCGGAACAAAAGAGCGCCTACACTTTTTGGACTTATATGGGGAACGCTCGTTCGAAGAATGTAGGTTGGCGACTGGATTATTTCATTGCATCTGAACGACTTCAAAAGAAGGTCGTCGATAACGTGATGCGCTCGAAAGTTTACGGTAGTGATCATTGTCCGATTACGTTGTTTCTCAATATTTAA
- the LOC129730737 gene encoding alpha-ketoglutarate-dependent dioxygenase alkB homolog 4 isoform X2, giving the protein MDHPRPCGCKGRRTCLSCEKDFDIDRIDYSQIFQLKAYTFCPHCNRIYPGWDTDTVMADHERSHNGDEGEEYSGIYIELDFITADEENRLMRGIDEMPWDISQSGRRKQNFGPKTNFKKTKIKPGDFAGFPQFSEFVQTKFNDVPLMKGFQTIEQCSLEYTPERGASIDPHIDDCWIWGERVVTVNLLSDSVLTMSRFRRNGEKNRYNLHFVDKYKDELIMNLPNEEELDRFDERIVRIPMPRRSLLVMYGSPRYQWEHAVLREDIRERRVCLAYREFTPMYIKGGSEYSKSQQVFQLAQNFWNHSEVNPHNLTSF; this is encoded by the exons ATGGATCATCCGCGACCATGTGGCTGTAAGGGACGTCGCACCTGTCTCAGCTGTGAAAAAGATTTCGATATAGATCGAATCGATTACAGCCAGATATTCCAG CTCAAGGCTTACACATTCTGCCCTCATTGTAACCGAATCTACCCTGGGTGGGACACCGACACGGTAATGGCAGATCACGAGCGTAGCCACAACGGTGATGAAGGTGAAGAATATTCGGGCATCTATATAGAACTCGATTTTATAACTGCCGATGAGGAAAATCGTCTAATGAGGGGCATCGATGAGATGCCGTGGGATATTTCTCAAAGTGGTCGTCGCAAGCAGAACTTTGGACCGAAGACCAActtcaaaaaaactaaaattaaacCCGGTGATTTCGCAGGTTTTCCACAATTTTCTGAATTTGTTCAAACGAAATTTAACGACGTGCCACTAATGAAAGGGTTCCAGACAATTGAACAGTGCTCGCTGGAGTACACACCAGAGCGGGGGGCTTCCATTGACCCTCATATCGATGACTGCTGGATTTGGGGCGAGCGGGTCGTCACTGTCAATTTGTTAAGCGATTCGGTTTTAACTATGTCCCGATTTCGTCGCAACGGAGAGAAAAACCGGTATAACTTACACTTCGTTGATAAGTATAAAGATGAGCTTATTATGAATTTGCCAAATGAGGAAGAATTAGATCGATTTGATGAACGAATAGTTCGGATTCCTATGCCGAG ACGTTCTCTACTTGTTATGTATGGCTCACCACGGTACCAGTGGGAACATGCTGTTCTACGAGAAGACATCAGGGAGAGACGCGTTTGTTTGGCATATCGGGAGTTTACTCCAATGTACATCAAAGGTGGAAGTGAATACAGCAAAAGTCAGCAAGTTTTTCAGTTAGCCCAGAATTTTTGGAATCATTCGGAGGTAAACCCGCATAAT ctcacctcgttttga
- the LOC129730737 gene encoding alpha-ketoglutarate-dependent dioxygenase alkB homolog 4 isoform X1, whose amino-acid sequence MDHPRPCGCKGRRTCLSCEKDFDIDRIDYSQIFQKLKAYTFCPHCNRIYPGWDTDTVMADHERSHNGDEGEEYSGIYIELDFITADEENRLMRGIDEMPWDISQSGRRKQNFGPKTNFKKTKIKPGDFAGFPQFSEFVQTKFNDVPLMKGFQTIEQCSLEYTPERGASIDPHIDDCWIWGERVVTVNLLSDSVLTMSRFRRNGEKNRYNLHFVDKYKDELIMNLPNEEELDRFDERIVRIPMPRRSLLVMYGSPRYQWEHAVLREDIRERRVCLAYREFTPMYIKGGSEYSKSQQVFQLAQNFWNHSEVNPHNLTSF is encoded by the exons ATGGATCATCCGCGACCATGTGGCTGTAAGGGACGTCGCACCTGTCTCAGCTGTGAAAAAGATTTCGATATAGATCGAATCGATTACAGCCAGATATTCCAG AAGCTCAAGGCTTACACATTCTGCCCTCATTGTAACCGAATCTACCCTGGGTGGGACACCGACACGGTAATGGCAGATCACGAGCGTAGCCACAACGGTGATGAAGGTGAAGAATATTCGGGCATCTATATAGAACTCGATTTTATAACTGCCGATGAGGAAAATCGTCTAATGAGGGGCATCGATGAGATGCCGTGGGATATTTCTCAAAGTGGTCGTCGCAAGCAGAACTTTGGACCGAAGACCAActtcaaaaaaactaaaattaaacCCGGTGATTTCGCAGGTTTTCCACAATTTTCTGAATTTGTTCAAACGAAATTTAACGACGTGCCACTAATGAAAGGGTTCCAGACAATTGAACAGTGCTCGCTGGAGTACACACCAGAGCGGGGGGCTTCCATTGACCCTCATATCGATGACTGCTGGATTTGGGGCGAGCGGGTCGTCACTGTCAATTTGTTAAGCGATTCGGTTTTAACTATGTCCCGATTTCGTCGCAACGGAGAGAAAAACCGGTATAACTTACACTTCGTTGATAAGTATAAAGATGAGCTTATTATGAATTTGCCAAATGAGGAAGAATTAGATCGATTTGATGAACGAATAGTTCGGATTCCTATGCCGAG ACGTTCTCTACTTGTTATGTATGGCTCACCACGGTACCAGTGGGAACATGCTGTTCTACGAGAAGACATCAGGGAGAGACGCGTTTGTTTGGCATATCGGGAGTTTACTCCAATGTACATCAAAGGTGGAAGTGAATACAGCAAAAGTCAGCAAGTTTTTCAGTTAGCCCAGAATTTTTGGAATCATTCGGAGGTAAACCCGCATAAT ctcacctcgttttga